In Prochlorococcus marinus str. GP2, a single window of DNA contains:
- the folB gene encoding dihydroneopterin aldolase: METFLKIENIKLWARVGVLDKERKLGQLFSLDIFLWTDFEKCTVSDDIKKTVDYSKLVQILKEQSKKTYCFTIEKYSNSILEIIDQEFKLSKIKIILTKCNPPITGFDGKVSIVRILENN, from the coding sequence ATGGAAACTTTTTTAAAAATTGAGAATATTAAACTTTGGGCTAGGGTTGGGGTCCTTGATAAAGAAAGGAAATTAGGACAATTATTTAGTTTGGATATATTTTTGTGGACTGATTTTGAAAAATGTACAGTAAGTGATGATATAAAAAAAACGGTTGACTATTCAAAATTAGTTCAAATTTTAAAAGAGCAATCAAAGAAAACATATTGTTTTACGATCGAAAAATATTCAAACTCAATTTTAGAAATCATTGATCAAGAATTTAAGCTTTCTAAAATTAAAATTATTTTGACAAAATGCAATCCTCCAATCACAGGTTTCGATGGGAAGGTGTCAATAGTAAGAATTCTTGAAAATAATTAA
- a CDS encoding esterase/lipase family protein — protein sequence MEKRNPIILIHGLWNTSSIFSSITSKLDEIGIEYFSPTLKHSCGMTSIIDLTNKLNELILEKYGLEKEIDILGFSMGGIIGRHWLQKFNGCKRTRRLISIGSPHKGTLMAQLIPKYPFRGISEMKINSKFLRELANNDFLLDDIECINFFTYWDMMVFPGWWTNLKFGKKISVKVYKHRNLVRNKSVVDKIIGEIIM from the coding sequence TTGGAAAAAAGAAATCCTATTATATTGATTCATGGTCTTTGGAATACTTCAAGTATTTTTTCTTCTATTACATCAAAACTTGATGAAATTGGGATTGAATATTTTTCCCCAACTCTTAAGCATTCATGTGGAATGACTTCAATTATTGATTTGACTAATAAATTAAACGAATTAATTTTAGAGAAATATGGTTTAGAAAAAGAAATAGATATTTTGGGATTTTCTATGGGAGGAATAATTGGTAGGCACTGGCTTCAAAAATTTAATGGGTGTAAAAGAACAAGAAGATTAATATCTATTGGTTCTCCACACAAAGGAACTTTGATGGCTCAATTAATACCCAAATACCCTTTTAGAGGAATATCAGAAATGAAAATAAATAGTAAGTTTTTAAGGGAGCTCGCAAATAATGATTTTTTACTTGATGATATTGAGTGTATAAATTTCTTTACTTATTGGGATATGATGGTTTTTCCTGGCTGGTGGACAAATTTAAAATTTGGGAAAAAAATATCAGTAAAAGTTTATAAACATCGAAATCTAGTAAGAAACAAATCTGTGGTTGACAAAATAATCGGTGAAATTATTATGTAG
- a CDS encoding M3 family metallopeptidase: protein MDTSIFKYGELPQFKKFTPESISKQFPAVLEKIAEEFKNIEKNLSNYLIQNDLNWDKVINPLNEVNEILRWSWGVISHLNAVNNSESLRDIYSKFLPEVISLSNKFGQSKIIYNSLVKLKETNNFDQIKNRILDKEILEMQHRGISLQKNDQEEFNKISEKLGELSTEFSNNVLDATNEWFLILNKKSEVDGLPDRVLELMAISAHNHLKKDEEVDIKNGPWKLSLDIPTYTSFMTYATERNLREKLYKAFVSRASQGEKNNSQIIEDILSLRTKQANLLGYKSWAELSLSKKMAKEIKNVENLLEELRAPAFKAAKIELETLDKFSKANGFPKSQNIEPWDISYWSELLRKEKFNLDQESLRPWFPLNDVLKGLFRLSEKLFEIKVVEATDEAPLWNDDVLFFNILNNENKKIASFYLDPYSRPESKRGGAWMDECLNKNNVGKKTLPVAYLVCNQTPPSKDKPSLMSFEEVQTLFHEFGHGLQHMLTTVNLPQAAGINNVEWDAVELPSQFMENWCFHKNTLLNIAKHYKTGEKLSDENFEKLLKNRTFNCGMATLRQLHFAITDLRLHSSIDQNEGKTADEIRREIAKQTTVIAPIQEDQFLCCFSHIFAGGYSAGYYSYKWAEVLSADAFSMFEEADLENSEDLKLIGKKFKDTILSLGGSLPPLDIFKSFRGREPQTDSLIRHLGLSGAT from the coding sequence ATGGATACCTCAATTTTTAAATATGGAGAGTTACCACAATTTAAAAAATTTACTCCTGAAAGCATTAGTAAACAATTTCCAGCAGTATTAGAAAAGATAGCTGAAGAATTTAAAAACATAGAAAAAAATTTATCTAATTATTTGATTCAAAATGATTTAAATTGGGATAAGGTAATAAATCCTTTAAATGAAGTAAATGAAATTCTTAGATGGAGTTGGGGGGTAATAAGTCACCTAAATGCTGTAAATAATTCTGAAAGTTTAAGAGATATTTATTCAAAATTTCTTCCAGAGGTTATTAGCTTGAGTAATAAATTCGGGCAAAGCAAAATAATTTACAATTCTTTAGTCAAGCTTAAAGAAACAAATAACTTTGATCAAATTAAAAACAGAATTTTAGATAAAGAAATTCTTGAGATGCAACATAGAGGTATTTCACTACAAAAGAATGATCAAGAAGAATTCAACAAGATTTCAGAAAAGCTTGGAGAACTATCAACTGAATTCAGTAACAATGTTCTTGATGCCACTAACGAATGGTTTTTAATTTTAAATAAAAAATCTGAAGTCGATGGTCTCCCTGACCGAGTACTTGAATTGATGGCAATTTCTGCACACAATCACTTAAAAAAAGATGAAGAAGTTGATATTAAAAATGGTCCTTGGAAATTAAGTCTAGATATTCCAACTTATACTTCGTTCATGACATATGCCACCGAGCGTAATCTTAGAGAAAAGCTATACAAGGCATTCGTTAGTAGGGCGTCTCAAGGAGAAAAAAATAATTCTCAAATCATTGAAGATATATTATCTCTCAGGACTAAACAAGCAAATCTTCTCGGTTATAAAAGTTGGGCAGAACTAAGTTTGTCAAAGAAAATGGCGAAAGAAATTAAAAATGTAGAAAACCTTTTAGAAGAATTGAGAGCACCAGCATTCAAAGCTGCAAAAATTGAATTAGAAACGCTCGATAAGTTTTCCAAAGCCAATGGATTTCCAAAATCGCAGAATATTGAACCATGGGATATTAGTTATTGGTCTGAACTTCTTAGAAAGGAAAAGTTTAATTTGGATCAAGAGTCTTTGAGACCTTGGTTCCCACTAAATGATGTATTGAAAGGTTTATTTAGATTAAGTGAGAAGCTTTTTGAAATAAAAGTAGTCGAGGCAACTGATGAGGCACCTCTCTGGAATGATGACGTTTTATTTTTTAATATCCTCAATAATGAAAATAAAAAAATTGCATCATTTTACCTAGACCCATATTCTAGACCTGAATCAAAAAGAGGAGGGGCTTGGATGGATGAATGTTTGAATAAAAATAATGTTGGCAAAAAGACTCTCCCTGTAGCTTATCTCGTTTGTAATCAGACTCCACCATCAAAAGATAAACCTAGTTTGATGAGTTTTGAAGAAGTTCAGACACTCTTCCATGAATTTGGCCATGGTCTTCAACATATGCTTACTACTGTAAATCTTCCTCAAGCAGCTGGGATCAATAATGTTGAATGGGATGCAGTCGAACTTCCAAGTCAATTCATGGAAAACTGGTGTTTCCATAAAAATACACTTTTGAATATTGCTAAGCACTATAAAACGGGTGAAAAATTATCCGATGAAAATTTTGAAAAGCTCTTAAAGAATAGAACTTTTAATTGTGGCATGGCTACTCTAAGACAACTACATTTTGCGATTACAGACCTCAGATTACACAGTAGTATCGATCAAAACGAAGGTAAAACAGCAGATGAAATAAGAAGAGAAATTGCAAAACAAACTACTGTTATTGCTCCAATTCAAGAGGATCAATTTCTTTGTTGTTTTAGTCATATATTTGCAGGCGGTTATTCTGCAGGATATTACTCCTATAAATGGGCTGAGGTACTAAGTGCTGACGCTTTTTCTATGTTCGAAGAAGCTGATTTAGAAAACTCTGAGGATTTAAAGTTAATAGGTAAGAAATTTAAAGATACAATACTTAGCTTAGGTGGAAGCTTACCTCCATTAGACATATTCAAATCATTCAGGGGAAGAGAGCCACAAACAGATTCCTTAATAAGACATTTGGGGCTATCTGGAGCTACATAA
- a CDS encoding NAD(P)H-quinone oxidoreductase subunit 4: MNLESFPWLSSIVLLPLIGALIMPFLSSKEGEDNTLPRNISLSFLFIDFLLIIGVLFQKFDTSDSSLQLVERASWLPSIGLEWSLGVDGLSAPLVALSGLITFLSAAASWKIKKKSNLYFALLLVQASAQALVFLSQDFLLFFLAWELELVPVYLLIAIWGGKKKLYAATKFILYTALASLLILISGLALALSGDTFTLNITDLTNKHVTGSLALLSYLGFLIGFGVKLPIFPLHTWLPDAHGEANAPVSMLLAGILLKMGGYALLRFNVQILPEVHLQIAPALIILGIINIIYGALNAFAQDNVKRRIACSSVSHMGFVLLGIGAVDALGISGAMLQMISHGLIAAAMFFVTGSFYERTNTLSIPNMGGLAKVLPITFAFFLASSLASLALPGMSGFISEITVFLGITSQEGFSSIFRSITILIAAIGLVLTPIYLLSMCRRVFFGPRIPALATVKEMNGRELTIGFSLLLPTLVIGFWPKIAINLYESSTNALSQQLTLAKLIGLIPTLVN; this comes from the coding sequence ATGAATCTAGAATCTTTTCCTTGGTTATCATCGATTGTTTTACTGCCTTTAATTGGGGCATTAATAATGCCTTTTTTGAGTTCAAAAGAAGGAGAAGATAATACACTCCCTAGAAATATCTCATTAAGTTTTTTATTTATAGATTTTTTACTAATAATCGGCGTCCTTTTTCAAAAATTCGATACTTCAGATAGCTCATTGCAACTGGTAGAAAGAGCTTCCTGGTTACCTTCAATAGGCTTAGAGTGGTCTCTTGGAGTAGATGGGTTATCTGCTCCTTTAGTAGCTTTGAGTGGGTTAATTACATTTTTATCAGCTGCTGCAAGTTGGAAAATTAAGAAAAAATCTAATCTATATTTTGCTCTTTTATTAGTTCAAGCATCAGCACAGGCACTAGTTTTCCTTTCTCAAGATTTCCTATTGTTTTTCTTAGCATGGGAACTTGAATTAGTTCCGGTATATCTTCTCATTGCAATTTGGGGAGGTAAAAAGAAATTATATGCGGCCACTAAATTCATTCTTTATACAGCTTTAGCTTCTCTATTAATACTCATAAGTGGGTTAGCACTTGCCTTGAGTGGTGATACCTTTACTCTAAATATTACCGATTTAACCAATAAACATGTAACTGGGAGCTTAGCTTTATTATCTTATTTAGGATTTTTAATTGGTTTTGGAGTAAAACTTCCTATCTTTCCATTACATACTTGGTTACCCGATGCACATGGAGAGGCCAATGCACCAGTTTCAATGTTACTAGCTGGAATACTCTTAAAAATGGGAGGATACGCCCTCTTAAGATTTAATGTTCAAATACTTCCTGAAGTACATCTTCAAATTGCACCTGCGTTAATTATTCTTGGAATCATTAATATAATTTACGGAGCCTTAAATGCATTCGCACAAGATAATGTTAAAAGGAGAATCGCATGTAGCTCAGTGAGTCATATGGGTTTTGTTCTATTAGGTATTGGAGCAGTTGATGCTCTAGGAATTAGCGGAGCAATGCTACAAATGATCAGTCACGGACTTATTGCTGCAGCTATGTTCTTTGTTACGGGCTCATTCTATGAAAGAACAAATACTCTTTCTATACCAAATATGGGCGGCTTAGCAAAGGTCTTGCCAATAACTTTTGCTTTTTTCTTAGCAAGCTCACTGGCCTCTCTAGCACTACCTGGGATGAGTGGTTTTATAAGTGAAATAACTGTATTTTTAGGTATCACTAGTCAAGAGGGATTTAGCTCTATCTTTAGATCAATCACGATTCTAATTGCAGCTATAGGATTAGTTCTAACACCAATATATCTATTATCAATGTGTAGAAGAGTATTTTTTGGCCCTAGAATTCCAGCACTAGCTACAGTTAAAGAGATGAATGGTAGAGAATTGACTATTGGTTTCAGTTTATTGTTGCCTACATTGGTAATAGGTTTTTGGCCCAAAATCGCCATTAATTTATACGAATCTTCAACCAATGCTCTCAGTCAGCAGCTTACTTTAGCTAAATTGATTGGATTAATACCAACCTTAGTTAATTAA
- the thrB gene encoding homoserine kinase — MSIPEVGKKIRVTVPSTTANLGPGFDCLGAALDLYNEFIFTRIEGGGDRFDLIMESTDGNHLRGGPENLVFRAAQKVWESANMDPYALEARVKLAVPPARGLGSSATAIVAGLIGANAIMNSPLSKEKLLELAIDIEGHPDNVVPSLLGGLCLTAKSSSQRWRIIRCDWHDSIKAVVAIPAIRLSTSEARKVMPKNVPISDAVTNMGALTLLLNGLKAGNEDLIKEGMFDKLHEPYRWKLIKGGLEVKDAALNAGALGCAISGAGPSILALCKKENGKNVSQAMVKAWEKSGVASRAPFLNVQTTGSQFSNISGK; from the coding sequence ATGTCTATTCCTGAAGTAGGTAAAAAAATAAGGGTAACAGTGCCTTCCACAACCGCCAATTTAGGGCCTGGATTCGATTGCCTTGGAGCAGCATTAGATTTATATAATGAGTTTATTTTTACAAGAATTGAAGGTGGTGGAGATAGATTTGATTTAATAATGGAAAGTACAGATGGTAATCATTTAAGAGGAGGACCTGAAAACTTAGTTTTTAGAGCAGCGCAGAAAGTATGGGAGAGCGCAAATATGGATCCTTATGCACTTGAAGCACGAGTTAAGTTGGCAGTTCCGCCTGCACGCGGACTTGGAAGTAGTGCTACAGCAATAGTTGCCGGACTAATTGGGGCAAATGCAATCATGAACTCTCCATTGTCCAAAGAAAAACTTCTTGAACTTGCCATTGATATAGAAGGTCATCCAGATAATGTAGTTCCCTCTCTCTTGGGTGGGCTTTGCTTGACAGCCAAGTCTTCTTCTCAAAGATGGAGAATTATTAGATGTGATTGGCACGATTCAATCAAAGCTGTGGTGGCAATACCAGCAATCCGTCTAAGCACAAGTGAAGCAAGAAAGGTTATGCCCAAGAATGTACCTATATCTGATGCAGTGACAAATATGGGGGCACTTACTTTGTTACTAAATGGCTTAAAAGCAGGAAATGAGGACCTTATAAAAGAGGGAATGTTTGACAAGTTACATGAACCCTACAGATGGAAGCTTATTAAAGGTGGACTAGAAGTCAAAGATGCTGCACTAAATGCAGGTGCTCTAGGATGCGCAATTAGTGGGGCTGGACCAAGTATCTTAGCTTTGTGTAAAAAAGAGAATGGTAAAAATGTCAGTCAAGCTATGGTGAAAGCTTGGGAGAAGTCAGGTGTAGCTAGCAGAGCACCATTCTTAAACGTACAAACAACAGGTAGCCAATTTAGCAATATCTCCGGTAAGTAG
- a CDS encoding glucokinase: MSFLACDLGGTKVLLGIFERVINDDSPKLLFKKKYLSSEWDSFELILDDFLKKECKNIPHPSSACFAVAGPLSNNNAKIINLSWNISGNVLKNKFNFKSCELINDFAVQIYGIPFLKENQFSTIQNGNLSEGANNDLHAIVGAGTGLGIARGIISENKVKVLASEGGHVEYSPKSELEWELKIWLKKSLNIERISCERIVSGTGLSRIAEWRLSKSDAADHTLQKFFKGTKISDALRKELPDKICNLSNAGDQLMNEVEGIWLGAYASLLGDVALQELCFGGLWISGGPASKHFKNFKSDLFMKQFFDKGRLKDILKRIPMKVILDEEFGLFSAACRAKMLLKT; encoded by the coding sequence ATGAGTTTTCTGGCTTGTGATTTAGGAGGTACAAAGGTTCTATTGGGAATATTCGAAAGAGTAATAAATGATGATTCGCCTAAATTGTTATTCAAAAAGAAATATTTATCTTCTGAATGGGATTCTTTTGAACTTATCCTAGATGATTTCCTCAAAAAAGAATGCAAAAATATCCCTCATCCTTCTTCTGCATGTTTTGCCGTAGCAGGTCCTTTATCTAACAACAACGCAAAAATTATTAACTTGTCATGGAATATTTCGGGTAATGTATTAAAAAATAAATTCAATTTCAAAAGCTGCGAACTAATAAATGATTTTGCAGTGCAAATTTATGGAATACCATTCTTAAAAGAAAATCAATTTTCAACAATACAAAATGGGAACCTCTCTGAGGGTGCTAATAATGATTTGCATGCCATTGTTGGAGCTGGGACAGGTTTGGGTATTGCAAGAGGAATAATATCAGAAAATAAAGTAAAAGTTTTAGCTAGCGAAGGTGGTCATGTTGAATATTCCCCAAAGTCAGAATTAGAATGGGAATTAAAGATTTGGCTTAAAAAGTCCCTAAATATTGAAAGGATATCTTGTGAAAGAATTGTTAGCGGTACTGGTTTATCAAGAATAGCTGAATGGAGACTTAGCAAATCTGATGCTGCGGACCATACGCTACAAAAATTTTTTAAAGGAACGAAAATTTCTGATGCTCTGAGAAAAGAACTACCTGATAAAATTTGTAATCTTTCTAACGCAGGTGATCAGCTAATGAATGAAGTAGAGGGGATTTGGTTAGGTGCTTATGCCTCTCTATTAGGAGATGTTGCTCTTCAAGAACTGTGCTTTGGCGGGTTATGGATTTCTGGAGGACCCGCATCAAAACATTTCAAAAACTTTAAATCAGATTTATTTATGAAACAATTTTTCGACAAGGGGAGATTAAAAGATATTCTTAAAAGAATTCCTATGAAAGTAATTTTAGACGAAGAGTTTGGACTTTTTAGTGCAGCCTGCAGAGCAAAAATGCTTTTAAAAACTTAA